A region of Bifidobacteriaceae bacterium DNA encodes the following proteins:
- a CDS encoding site-specific DNA-methyltransferase — protein MTEPTASETAGWRAAGPNLVFAGDNLPIMRALPAGAFRLIYLDPPFNSGRAQSRQTTKAVRREGAGRVGFKGLTYELVRGRVTGYDDAFSDYWGFLEPRLEEAWRLLAGDGTLYLHLDYREVHYAKVLLDALFGRTCFLNEIIWAYDYGARTKSRWPAKHDNILVYVKDPANYVFNADAVDREPYMAPGLVTPEKAARGKLPTDVWWHTIVSPTGREKTGYATQKPEGVLRRIVQASSRPGDWVADFFAGSGTTGAVAGQLGRRFVLADSNPAAIETMRRRLDPSTVFPA, from the coding sequence ATGACAGAGCCGACCGCCAGTGAAACCGCAGGCTGGCGGGCCGCCGGCCCAAACTTGGTCTTCGCGGGCGACAATCTCCCGATCATGCGGGCCCTTCCCGCCGGCGCGTTCCGGCTCATCTACCTGGACCCGCCTTTCAACAGCGGGCGCGCCCAGAGCCGCCAAACCACTAAGGCGGTGCGCCGGGAGGGTGCAGGCCGGGTCGGCTTCAAGGGGCTCACCTACGAACTGGTGCGGGGACGCGTGACCGGGTATGACGACGCGTTCTCGGATTATTGGGGGTTCCTGGAGCCGCGTTTGGAGGAGGCCTGGCGGCTGCTGGCCGGCGACGGCACGCTCTACCTGCACCTGGACTACCGCGAGGTCCATTACGCCAAGGTCTTGCTGGACGCGTTGTTCGGCCGGACTTGCTTCCTCAACGAGATCATTTGGGCTTACGACTACGGCGCCCGCACCAAGTCACGGTGGCCCGCCAAACACGACAACATTCTGGTTTACGTCAAAGACCCGGCGAACTACGTTTTCAACGCCGATGCCGTGGACCGCGAGCCGTACATGGCGCCCGGTTTGGTGACGCCTGAGAAAGCGGCGAGGGGCAAGCTGCCGACCGACGTCTGGTGGCACACGATCGTCTCGCCGACGGGGCGCGAGAAGACCGGCTATGCGACGCAGAAGCCGGAGGGCGTCTTGCGGCGGATTGTGCAGGCGAGTTCCCGCCCCGGCGACTGGGTGGCCGATTTCTTCGCCGGCTCCGGGACCACGGGGGCGGTGGCGGGCCAACTGGGCCGCCGCTTCGTGCTGGCGGATTCGAATCCCGCGGCAATCGAGACGATGCGCCGCCGCTTGGACCCGTCCACAGTTTTCCCCGCCTGA
- the upp gene encoding uracil phosphoribosyltransferase: MQVHIAEHPLIAHKLTVLRDKNTDSPTFRALVAELVTLLAYEATREIDVRDHAIDTPIAPMVGVELSRPRPIVVPILRAGLGMLDGMSRLVPTAEVGFLGLQRDEETLQAITYANRLPDDLSGRQCFVLDPMLATGGTLVASIEYLFDRGAKDVTAICILCAPEGLAAVESALGNRGAVKIVTAAVDERLNEKGYIVPGLGDAGDRLYGIV; encoded by the coding sequence ATGCAGGTGCACATCGCCGAACACCCTCTGATAGCCCACAAGTTAACTGTGCTGCGGGACAAGAACACGGACTCGCCGACTTTTCGTGCGCTGGTGGCGGAGTTGGTCACGCTGCTCGCGTATGAGGCGACCCGCGAGATCGACGTCCGCGACCACGCCATTGACACTCCGATCGCGCCGATGGTGGGGGTGGAGTTGTCGCGGCCCCGTCCAATCGTGGTGCCAATCCTGCGGGCGGGTCTCGGCATGCTGGACGGCATGTCGCGGCTGGTGCCCACGGCTGAGGTCGGATTCTTGGGATTGCAGCGCGATGAGGAGACGCTGCAGGCCATCACCTACGCCAACCGATTGCCGGATGACCTGTCGGGACGGCAGTGCTTTGTGCTGGACCCGATGCTCGCCACGGGGGGCACCCTGGTGGCCTCGATCGAGTACCTGTTCGACCGGGGAGCGAAGGATGTGACCGCCATTTGCATCCTGTGCGCGCCGGAGGGCCTGGCGGCGGTCGAATCGGCGCTGGGGAACCGCGGCGCGGTCAAGATCGTGACGGCCGCGGTGGACGAGCGTCTCAACGAAAAAGGCTACATAGTCCCAGGTTTGGGGGATGCGGGAGACCGCCTCTACGGCATCGTCTAG
- a CDS encoding nucleoside deaminase, which produces MSSPVAQPWEASMRLALAHAASAAQHSPNTPVGAFRAGRDIPAETFQASPDRPAGAVAPSPDSPAGTDRASLDVPVGAVVVAPGGGVLASAVNRRERDHDPTAHAEMVALRAASAELKTWRLDGCTLVVTLEPCAMCAGALIAARVDRVVFGAWDPKAGACGSVWDLPRDRGSLHHPEVIGGVLADECAALLGAFFASRREKTRQAW; this is translated from the coding sequence GTGTCTTCACCCGTTGCGCAGCCTTGGGAGGCCTCCATGCGCCTGGCTTTGGCCCACGCCGCCAGCGCCGCCCAGCACAGCCCCAACACCCCCGTCGGTGCTTTCCGGGCCGGTCGCGACATCCCCGCCGAAACCTTTCAGGCCAGCCCAGACCGGCCGGCCGGTGCCGTTGCGCCCAGTCCAGACTCCCCTGCCGGCACCGATCGGGCCAGCCTCGATGTGCCCGTCGGGGCCGTGGTGGTCGCGCCGGGAGGTGGCGTTCTTGCAAGCGCGGTCAACCGGCGCGAACGCGACCACGACCCGACGGCGCACGCTGAGATGGTGGCGTTGCGGGCCGCGTCGGCGGAGTTGAAGACTTGGCGGCTGGACGGCTGCACGCTGGTTGTGACCTTGGAACCGTGCGCTATGTGCGCGGGCGCGCTGATCGCGGCGCGGGTGGACCGGGTTGTGTTCGGGGCCTGGGACCCGAAGGCCGGGGCGTGCGGTTCGGTGTGGGACCTGCCGCGCGACCGGGGGTCGCTGCACCATCCTGAGGTGATCGGCGGCGTTTTAGCTGATGAATGCGCCGCGCTTCTAGGTGCCTTTTTCGCCTCGCGGCGAGAGAAGACCCGTCAAGCCTGGTAG
- a CDS encoding glycosyltransferase: MSPPSPLPSAPRSSPAVGGRDGDLSAEAPAEAATPRDAAPVDPQPPRNRIGTADFSVLMPVYWADQPIDVEEAFRSVTDHQELAPAQVVVVRDGPVGPALTDVLAALARRRGVSLVTLPANRGLAGALNAGLAACRFDVVARQDADDLSAPTRFSCQVPLVQSGELDLVGSAMREFSTGSVGPAGSAAARSAVAAKAIGGVGPVGAVTYGRIRSYPLTEPEIRRTAKLINPFAHPTVVTRRSLILAAGGYRNFFHLEDYDLWVRMLQAGVKAANLPDPLVDYRVSPAARRRRGGLKTLRAEVALQREFLDSGFINRAEWLRDLLLRGGLELAPAPILSLALRHLL, from the coding sequence ATGAGCCCACCTTCGCCGCTTCCCTCCGCCCCGCGCTCGTCCCCGGCTGTGGGTGGCCGGGACGGCGACCTGTCGGCCGAAGCCCCGGCGGAGGCGGCGACGCCGCGCGACGCCGCGCCCGTTGACCCGCAGCCGCCCCGCAATCGAATTGGCACCGCCGATTTCAGCGTTTTGATGCCTGTCTATTGGGCTGACCAGCCAATTGACGTCGAAGAAGCCTTCCGGTCCGTGACGGATCACCAGGAACTGGCACCCGCTCAAGTGGTTGTGGTCCGGGACGGCCCGGTGGGGCCGGCGTTGACCGACGTGCTGGCGGCGCTCGCGCGCCGCCGCGGCGTCTCATTGGTGACGCTGCCGGCCAACCGGGGTCTGGCTGGCGCGCTCAACGCCGGCCTGGCCGCCTGCCGCTTCGACGTGGTGGCGCGCCAGGACGCGGACGACCTGTCCGCGCCGACCCGTTTCAGTTGCCAGGTGCCATTAGTCCAGTCCGGCGAACTGGACCTGGTGGGCAGCGCCATGCGCGAGTTCAGCACCGGTTCGGTGGGTCCAGCCGGGTCGGCTGCCGCGAGATCAGCCGTTGCCGCCAAGGCGATCGGTGGCGTTGGCCCCGTCGGTGCGGTCACGTACGGCCGAATCCGTTCGTATCCGCTCACCGAGCCGGAGATCCGGCGGACCGCCAAACTGATCAACCCGTTCGCGCACCCGACAGTGGTCACCCGCCGTTCGTTGATCCTGGCCGCGGGCGGCTACCGCAACTTCTTTCACTTGGAGGATTACGACCTCTGGGTGCGCATGCTGCAGGCTGGCGTCAAGGCCGCCAATCTGCCTGATCCGCTGGTCGACTACCGGGTTTCGCCGGCGGCCCGCCGCCGTCGCGGCGGCTTGAAAACGCTGCGCGCGGAGGTGGCGCTCCAACGCGAGTTCCTGGACTCAGGCTTCATCAATCGCGCTGAGTGGCTGCGCGACTTGCTTCTGCGCGGTGGCCTGGAGCTGGCCCCCGCCCCAATCTTGTCCCTGGCGCTGCGCCATCTTCTCTGA
- a CDS encoding glycosyltransferase → MKIVAVVVAYNRRELLSGTLDALAAQTRPVDAVLVVDNASTDGSEQIAAAHGIVTEVLALTHNTGGAGGFCAGMAHALMRLAPDAIWLMDDDTAPTPTALAELEKAWLAYPGKLAVASSRVVWTDGRDHPMNTQRQRLFASRRRRRQARRAGGTPIRTGSFVSILIDAHTAWRHRLPMADYFIWGDDLEYSARLLRRGRGILVPASVTVHHTKEFASGLRAPGDRFYYEVRNKLWAFVKSPAFGLVEGSIYFAYTVLGWLGAVARSRDKVRLLRAGLRGLRDGLGRRPRPNAEVLAGQGRLTAEVAAVDARVVRG, encoded by the coding sequence GTGAAGATTGTGGCGGTCGTGGTGGCCTACAACCGGCGGGAACTGCTCAGCGGCACCCTGGACGCGCTGGCCGCGCAGACGCGGCCGGTGGACGCGGTGCTGGTGGTGGACAACGCCTCGACCGACGGCTCGGAGCAGATCGCGGCGGCCCATGGGATAGTCACCGAGGTTCTGGCGCTCACCCACAACACCGGCGGTGCGGGCGGGTTCTGCGCTGGCATGGCGCACGCCCTGATGCGGCTGGCGCCGGACGCGATCTGGCTGATGGACGACGACACGGCGCCCACCCCAACCGCCTTGGCGGAACTGGAGAAAGCCTGGCTGGCGTATCCCGGAAAGCTGGCCGTGGCCAGTTCGCGTGTGGTCTGGACCGACGGGCGCGACCATCCGATGAACACGCAGCGCCAAAGGCTGTTCGCGTCGCGGCGGCGCCGCCGGCAGGCGCGGCGGGCAGGCGGGACGCCCATCCGGACGGGTTCGTTCGTGTCGATTCTGATCGACGCGCACACCGCCTGGCGGCACCGGCTGCCCATGGCTGACTACTTCATCTGGGGTGACGACCTCGAGTATTCGGCTCGGCTGCTCCGCCGGGGCCGAGGCATCCTGGTGCCCGCGTCCGTGACCGTGCACCACACCAAGGAGTTCGCGTCCGGGCTGCGGGCGCCGGGCGACCGGTTCTACTACGAGGTCCGCAACAAGCTGTGGGCTTTCGTCAAGTCGCCCGCGTTCGGCCTGGTCGAAGGCTCGATCTACTTCGCCTACACGGTGTTGGGGTGGCTCGGCGCCGTCGCCCGCTCGCGGGATAAGGTCCGCCTGCTGCGGGCCGGACTGCGCGGCCTGAGGGACGGATTGGGCCGCCGCCCCCGTCCGAACGCCGAAGTCCTGGCCGGCCAAGGCCGCTTGACCGCCGAGGTCGCGGCGGTGGACGCGCGGGTGGTCCGGGGATGA
- a CDS encoding CDP-glycerol glycerophosphotransferase family protein, producing MSRAAAALAPQVLAARAFKLAITLVRGSGLLPKSIPDGRGDESQLALAPPQAEVIVYFADTVNGLYQLRPWYKALRALHRVHRLVIVGTDSRAVKTIRRESHLPAYTISHYSSIDLILAKSPVRLALYINHNAANFSMLAFPQLTHVSIMHGDSDKVVSVSGQTKAYDFTFVAGQAAVDRLAANLPLFDAPARCVIIGRPQVDFASPAEGDAGTGGTASGDKNGGRRVEAGRPKEVLPGGGDAGTAGAASGDKNGGRRTVLYAPTWEGGTDSAAYSSLAAHGAAIAGGLLADGRFRVVYRPHPLTGTRVPDFAAADARVRQMVAAAAKAEPGAGHRVSLGGDAGDELRRADLLICDVSSLAIDFLVTGRPLTITVPPDGQAVVAPTPLLELTPRLGPEQVRAVGDFVAGLAAEDTGRSDRAALAEYYLGDTRPGAATALFIEACGRMIALTESNQAKLAAARGGPERGAP from the coding sequence ATGTCTAGGGCAGCGGCGGCGTTGGCACCGCAAGTGCTGGCCGCACGGGCTTTCAAATTGGCGATTACGCTGGTCCGGGGCTCGGGACTGCTGCCAAAGTCAATCCCGGACGGACGCGGCGACGAATCCCAGTTGGCGTTGGCGCCGCCGCAGGCGGAGGTGATTGTCTACTTCGCGGACACCGTCAACGGCCTCTACCAACTACGGCCCTGGTACAAGGCTTTGCGGGCCCTGCACCGCGTTCACCGGCTGGTCATAGTCGGCACCGATTCGCGGGCGGTCAAAACCATCCGACGTGAATCCCATTTGCCCGCGTACACCATTTCGCATTATTCCTCGATCGACCTGATCTTGGCGAAGAGCCCGGTGCGCCTGGCGCTTTACATAAACCATAACGCCGCCAATTTCTCAATGCTGGCCTTCCCGCAGCTAACCCATGTTTCGATTATGCACGGCGACTCGGACAAGGTTGTCTCGGTGTCCGGGCAAACCAAAGCGTACGATTTCACTTTCGTGGCGGGGCAAGCGGCCGTTGACCGGCTCGCGGCGAATCTGCCCCTATTCGACGCGCCCGCGCGCTGCGTCATCATTGGCCGCCCGCAGGTGGACTTCGCGTCGCCGGCCGAAGGGGATGCCGGGACGGGAGGGACGGCATCGGGCGACAAGAACGGCGGGCGGCGCGTGGAGGCTGGTCGCCCGAAGGAGGTGCTCCCAGGGGGAGGGGATGCTGGGACGGCCGGGGCGGCATCGGGCGACAAGAACGGCGGGCGGCGAACGGTGCTTTACGCGCCGACATGGGAGGGCGGAACCGATTCGGCGGCCTATTCGTCGCTGGCGGCCCACGGCGCCGCGATTGCGGGCGGGCTGCTCGCGGACGGGCGCTTCCGGGTGGTCTACCGGCCGCATCCGCTGACCGGCACGCGGGTGCCGGACTTCGCGGCGGCGGACGCCCGAGTTAGGCAAATGGTCGCGGCGGCGGCCAAGGCAGAACCGGGCGCGGGGCACAGGGTTTCCCTGGGAGGCGACGCGGGAGACGAACTGCGCCGGGCCGACCTGCTGATCTGCGACGTGTCGTCGTTGGCGATCGACTTCCTGGTGACCGGGCGGCCGCTCACCATCACGGTGCCGCCGGACGGCCAAGCGGTGGTGGCTCCCACCCCCCTGCTGGAGCTGACGCCGCGCTTGGGGCCGGAACAGGTCCGGGCCGTCGGGGACTTCGTGGCCGGATTGGCGGCGGAAGACACGGGCCGGTCGGACCGGGCCGCGCTGGCCGAATACTACCTGGGCGACACCCGCCCCGGCGCGGCCACGGCGCTGTTCATCGAGGCGTGCGGCCGGATGATCGCGCTGACCGAATCGAACCAGGCGAAACTGGCGGCGGCCCGCGGCGGCCCGGAACGGGGCGCGCCGTGA
- a CDS encoding CDP-glycerol glycerophosphotransferase family protein — protein MSRPSFLPQVPLGNIVWALELPLAALNCWALSTLAVAWAGGPVPLVVSMAVVSCAGAAALGARRAGSETAALVGNYVLSRLAALCAVFSLSLPDAVSPRLAAVAAVAGCLMAEPIARAFRAQAFPYAAAFPGVKTRTVHAPTAIIFWVNLGATLLLVLAGGLWPWAQVALGAGVALANLVVMVNVAWFAIGRLRFNARLPQLWESMRPAFAVHWQAARGSIHQLTMWMDYLGQLGKPFFVITRTRENFLEVTQTFDVPVLHRVGLDAVEEALSPSLKTVFYVNTAILNDHMLRYPHLNHIQLNHGDSDKIASYSPVFRAYDKDFVAGQAAIDRFAAAGLATAPDFFVIVGRPQVAGVEPSRGPVAGLDSPVALYAPTWTGNTKDSDYTSLRRGPEIVQALLVRGCTVIFRPHPYWEKNYATAAGRAAVVALLTRDAALTGRGHVFGTVAENDWSIIDCFNQSDLMISDVSSVVNDYLYSEKPFIMMAVTAEPEGFADEFPVARGAYVVDYSTLQGSGGVVPEAGPQTLEAALDAIWGDDPLAPVRRELKTYCLGDIPRAEYAGRFLQEASKYV, from the coding sequence ATGAGCCGTCCGTCGTTCCTGCCCCAGGTCCCGTTGGGGAACATAGTCTGGGCCCTGGAACTGCCGTTGGCGGCGCTCAATTGTTGGGCTTTGTCCACTTTGGCGGTGGCTTGGGCGGGCGGTCCGGTTCCGTTGGTGGTCTCCATGGCCGTCGTCAGTTGCGCTGGCGCCGCCGCTTTGGGCGCCCGCCGGGCCGGCTCCGAAACGGCCGCTTTGGTGGGGAACTACGTCTTGAGCCGTTTGGCCGCGCTTTGCGCTGTTTTCAGTCTTTCATTGCCCGATGCCGTCTCGCCTCGCCTCGCCGCCGTCGCCGCCGTGGCCGGTTGCCTGATGGCGGAGCCGATTGCCCGCGCGTTCAGAGCCCAGGCGTTCCCCTACGCGGCGGCTTTCCCCGGGGTGAAGACCAGGACGGTCCACGCGCCCACGGCCATCATCTTTTGGGTCAACCTGGGCGCGACTTTGCTGCTTGTGTTGGCGGGCGGGCTGTGGCCCTGGGCTCAGGTGGCGCTCGGGGCCGGCGTCGCTTTGGCCAACCTGGTGGTGATGGTGAACGTGGCGTGGTTCGCCATTGGGCGGCTGCGTTTCAACGCGCGCCTGCCCCAGTTGTGGGAGTCGATGCGGCCCGCTTTCGCCGTCCACTGGCAAGCCGCCCGGGGCTCCATCCACCAGCTGACCATGTGGATGGATTACCTGGGGCAACTCGGCAAGCCGTTCTTCGTCATCACCAGGACGCGGGAGAACTTCCTCGAGGTCACCCAGACGTTCGATGTGCCGGTGCTGCACCGGGTGGGCTTGGACGCGGTCGAGGAGGCTTTGAGCCCTTCGCTCAAGACAGTCTTCTATGTCAACACCGCGATCTTGAACGACCACATGTTGCGCTACCCGCACCTGAACCACATCCAGCTCAATCATGGCGATTCGGACAAGATCGCCAGCTATTCGCCGGTGTTCCGGGCCTATGACAAGGACTTCGTGGCCGGGCAGGCCGCCATTGACCGCTTCGCGGCGGCCGGGTTGGCGACCGCGCCGGACTTCTTCGTGATTGTCGGCCGCCCGCAGGTGGCGGGCGTGGAGCCAAGCCGGGGACCCGTGGCCGGCCTGGATTCCCCGGTCGCCCTGTACGCGCCAACCTGGACGGGCAACACCAAAGATTCCGACTACACGTCGCTTCGGCGCGGCCCTGAAATTGTCCAGGCGTTGCTGGTCCGCGGGTGCACGGTCATTTTCCGGCCGCATCCCTACTGGGAGAAGAATTACGCGACCGCCGCCGGCCGGGCGGCGGTGGTGGCTTTGCTGACCAGAGACGCGGCCCTAACCGGGCGGGGGCACGTTTTCGGGACGGTCGCGGAGAACGACTGGTCGATTATCGACTGTTTCAATCAGTCCGACCTGATGATCTCCGACGTGTCCTCCGTGGTGAACGACTACCTGTATTCCGAAAAGCCGTTCATAATGATGGCGGTGACCGCCGAACCGGAAGGTTTCGCCGACGAGTTCCCGGTGGCGCGGGGCGCCTATGTGGTTGACTATTCCACGCTTCAGGGGTCCGGGGGCGTTGTCCCGGAGGCGGGGCCGCAGACCCTGGAGGCGGCTCTCGACGCGATCTGGGGGGATGATCCCCTGGCCCCGGTTCGGCGCGAGCTGAAGACCTATTGTCTGGGCGACATCCCGCGCGCGGAGTACGCTGGGCGTTTCCTTCAGGAGGCGTCCAAATATGTCTAG
- a CDS encoding penicillin-binding protein, producing MAANGGLAPRRVSARNAGAQTPSPPQGADFVPGGNNLSRRFAANPTPVRGSLLAEPQGKRAPGAPKRFTRRGKPRYGFFNYPRRQYTGFHRWVPSWRFLWWSFVLGVGLVVGGFILAYQMIDLPKPADFAQAQTSTVYYSDNQTVMGKFEVQNRQIIDIGDLAESTKNAVIAAEDRTFRTNAGVDPMALARAFYNNLKGGERQGGSTITQQYIERYWVGKTTTSLTGKFKEAMLALKVTREKDKDEILNDYMNTIYFGRGAYGIQAAAQAYFHKDAVDLTTSEAALLAGMIPAPSAYDPEQNLDAATTRWNYVLDGMVKINVLASAERAKLQFPEFFPYEVPDVYAGRQGYLLEMVRQELITKGGLTDAQIGSAGLRITTTVDKGIQDQVAEAVAGQLPDDTPAGLHVAVASVEPATGAIKMIYAGEDYMVRQQNAATQDIAQAGSTFKPITLAAALEGGWSLDQTFSGKSPITIGDWKVENSGNAQYGNITLLKATQSSVNTVFAQLNEQVGGRTTMEAAIAAGIPAGTNGLDDDLTNVLGTASVHAIDMARVYATFASQGMLHSTYIVESAVSPDGKEVYTGRNAGQRMFKEDTMAELTYALTRVVEYGTGTAADRLGRPVAGKTGTSEDNKSAWFCGYTPQLATAVAFYQEGEGGQAVPIEPFGQNAVIQGGGPPARMWAAVMEVGLAGQPVEEFPDRPKNRNKPTGGPPRDQQPSPSSAAPTAPESPTPPAEPSPTADDNPVEPSNEPSPPPSGRPSGPATSQPATSAPPTPPASPPASPAAAGGG from the coding sequence GTGGCGGCGAACGGGGGGCTGGCGCCCCGCCGGGTCTCGGCCAGGAACGCGGGCGCGCAGACCCCTAGTCCGCCCCAGGGGGCGGACTTCGTCCCCGGCGGCAACAACCTGTCCCGGCGGTTCGCCGCCAACCCGACGCCGGTGCGCGGCAGCCTCCTCGCGGAGCCCCAAGGCAAACGGGCGCCGGGCGCTCCGAAGCGGTTCACCCGGCGGGGGAAGCCCCGCTACGGGTTCTTCAACTATCCGCGCCGGCAGTACACGGGCTTCCACCGGTGGGTGCCGTCCTGGCGTTTCCTGTGGTGGAGCTTTGTGCTCGGGGTGGGCCTGGTGGTGGGCGGCTTCATCCTCGCGTACCAGATGATCGACCTGCCCAAGCCGGCGGACTTCGCGCAGGCGCAAACCTCGACGGTTTACTATTCGGACAACCAAACGGTGATGGGCAAGTTCGAGGTCCAAAACCGGCAGATCATCGACATAGGCGACCTGGCCGAATCCACCAAGAACGCGGTGATCGCAGCTGAGGACCGCACTTTTAGGACCAACGCCGGGGTTGACCCCATGGCGCTGGCCAGGGCGTTCTACAACAACCTGAAGGGCGGCGAGCGGCAAGGCGGGTCGACCATCACCCAGCAGTACATTGAGCGGTATTGGGTTGGGAAAACCACTACCTCGCTCACTGGAAAGTTCAAAGAGGCCATGCTGGCGCTCAAAGTCACTCGGGAAAAGGACAAGGACGAAATCCTGAATGACTACATGAACACCATTTACTTTGGGCGGGGCGCCTACGGCATTCAAGCTGCCGCGCAGGCGTATTTCCACAAGGACGCGGTGGACTTGACCACCTCAGAGGCCGCCCTGTTGGCCGGGATGATCCCCGCCCCCAGCGCCTACGATCCGGAACAGAATCTGGATGCGGCCACCACCCGTTGGAATTACGTCTTGGACGGAATGGTGAAGATCAACGTCCTCGCGAGCGCCGAACGGGCCAAGCTTCAGTTCCCCGAGTTCTTCCCCTACGAGGTGCCGGACGTGTACGCCGGGCGGCAAGGCTACCTTTTGGAGATGGTGCGCCAGGAGTTGATCACGAAGGGCGGGTTGACGGACGCACAGATCGGCAGCGCGGGGCTGAGGATCACGACGACTGTGGACAAGGGCATCCAGGACCAGGTGGCGGAGGCGGTGGCGGGTCAGTTGCCGGACGACACCCCGGCGGGGCTGCACGTAGCCGTCGCGTCGGTCGAGCCGGCCACGGGCGCCATCAAGATGATCTACGCGGGCGAGGACTACATGGTCCGCCAGCAAAACGCCGCCACCCAAGACATAGCGCAGGCTGGATCGACCTTCAAGCCGATCACGTTGGCGGCGGCGCTGGAAGGCGGCTGGAGCCTGGACCAGACCTTCTCCGGGAAGTCGCCCATCACGATTGGCGACTGGAAGGTTGAGAATTCCGGCAACGCGCAGTACGGCAACATCACCCTGTTGAAGGCCACCCAAAGCTCGGTCAACACGGTCTTCGCGCAGCTCAACGAACAGGTCGGGGGGCGCACCACCATGGAGGCGGCCATCGCGGCCGGGATTCCGGCCGGCACAAACGGCCTTGACGACGACTTGACCAACGTGCTCGGCACCGCGAGCGTCCACGCGATCGACATGGCGAGGGTCTACGCCACCTTCGCCTCCCAGGGGATGCTCCACAGCACCTACATTGTCGAGTCGGCGGTGAGCCCGGACGGCAAAGAGGTTTACACGGGCCGCAATGCGGGCCAAAGGATGTTCAAGGAAGACACCATGGCCGAACTCACCTACGCGCTCACGCGGGTGGTGGAATACGGCACCGGCACGGCCGCAGACCGGTTGGGCCGCCCGGTGGCGGGCAAGACCGGCACCTCGGAAGACAACAAGTCCGCCTGGTTCTGCGGTTACACCCCGCAGTTGGCGACCGCGGTCGCCTTCTATCAGGAGGGCGAGGGCGGCCAGGCGGTCCCCATTGAGCCGTTCGGCCAGAACGCCGTCATCCAGGGCGGCGGCCCGCCCGCGCGCATGTGGGCGGCCGTGATGGAGGTGGGCCTGGCGGGCCAGCCCGTCGAGGAGTTCCCCGACCGCCCCAAGAACCGCAACAAGCCGACCGGCGGGCCGCCGCGCGACCAGCAGCCGTCCCCGAGTTCGGCCGCCCCGACCGCGCCGGAATCCCCGACCCCGCCGGCTGAGCCATCGCCCACCGCCGACGACAACCCGGTCGAGCCCTCCAACGAGCCGTCGCCCCCGCCGTCCGGCCGTCCCTCCGGCCCGGCGACTTCGCAGCCGGCGACGTCCGCCCCGCCCACCCCGCCCGCGTCGCCGCCCGCCTCGCCCGCGGCGGCTGGAGGCGGTTAG